The nucleotide sequence cttatttgaataaaacaaatgaaGATGGTGCACACTCACGTGTAATATGGGCATCGTTCGTGCGCTATGCTAATTCGATGCGAACTGGTGCTGTTAGTGCCTGGACAcggaaactaaaaaatattgttgaagaGATTCAGTTGGGTATACTTTACCCGCGTTTGGATATTAATGTTACAAAAGGCATGAACCATTTGCTGAAATCCCCCTTTTGTATTCATCCAGGCACTGGGAAAGTTTGTGTGCCGTTCAATTGTAATGCGGCTGCGAAATTCGACCCGACCACAGTACCAAACATTTCACAATTGTTGCAAGAGATTAATGCTTTTGACGATAAATCAAAAAGTCTAAATAATGGTCCCGAAGATAAGAGCCGAATTAAAGATTATAAAAAGACAGGCATGTTTAAAGGTGTAGTGGTATTTGAAGAGTTCTTGCGTAAATTGGAAAGTAgtttaaaagcaaaagcaatagATGTAAGTGACCAAACAATGGAGTTTTAATCGTCATTcctaataatttgtttaaaataaaatatatctctaaaaaaagtagtttttgcaaatttttctcaCGCTTCTTGGAtacattaaataacaaaaacatgttttccaatatgcatatacatacaaattagcGCGTACAATTCTTTGTTAGATGTTTGGACCAGCTCCTAcagtttgtggtgtgtgtcttcctgttgtttcgcaatttttttacgaGAAGCTTTTGCATTGTCTGGTGGGGCAACCGCTGTTAGATAGACCTTTTCTACCACAATGGGATTGCAAACTGGGTCctaccaaatggtagtcacgcacaaacccgcTAGGCTACGGCGCTTCCAATATTTGCACATATTTAcggcaaatattatttaatagggACGACCTATgttattgtttattgttgcCCTTTATAAAATACCATCTTTAACACAATTCTCAACGCAAGTACttctttaaaaataacaacacaTTTTCGTTTAAATAGAAtgttataatttaatataataacacattaaCGGTGATAAAGAAATATTAACTACGCAAGTTTTTATAAGTGTAATTTCTAAAAagtgttgaaatattttaaagtacCCGTATTCGCAATCTCGGTTTTCTGAAGGCTTCAGCGCCGACTTGTTTGCAATCGATGTCTGCTTCAATACGGTAAGTGCCATTATCTGCGGATGTGGTACCTTCCAAAAGAACTTCATTTACTTCTCCACCTGCTCGTACTCGGATGATGCCGCCATCCTCTGATCCTTCAGCTTGTTTCAGTTCTATTTGTACTTTTCGCGGCAGCGAAGTCCCCTTGCCAAGTAGTATTTGTGCATTTGTTTCATCATTGCCGTGCCAAATCAACAGGTCCTCTTCTACATATACTCGTTCTTCTGTTGCAAGCAAGTCTTGTTCTAGTGGTGCATGAAGAAAAGTTGCTTGGCGTGCACAACCTATAGCAACTACCTCATCAGCGGAAATTGCTGAATGCAATTGCGCGTTAGGGAAACGTGCTGCAATGACTGATTGCAATTTTGGTATTCCCATCGTTGCTCCCAGTAACACAATTGAGTTGATACCCTTTACTTGGCTGTGTTTAGCTGTCGAACGTTCAAGGCAATCATTTAATGTTTGCATAAAATTGCTAATCACCGGCTGAATAAGGCTTTCAAATCGGGCACGAGACATTTGAGCATTGAAGTCAACACCGTCCATAAGTGAATCAATATATATTTGTGTCGAGGGAAGAGTTGTCAATATGTGTTTGCAGTTTGTAGCCGCATTCCGAATCTTTGCTAAAGATCGTCGACTTTCGTGTGGATCCAATTTATATTTCCGCTTGAATTCTTCGCAAATGAATTGAACTAGCGCATCACTGAAATGCTGGCCGCCGATTGGAAAAGGTCCATAAGCATCTAATTGAGTGTAAAGGCCATCTCTCACTGCATACAAAGCAAAATGGCTATTCAAGCCACCACATTTAATAGTTAGCACATATTGCGTTTCGTCTCCAATGTTGGATTTTGAACTGACTTCGGATGCATCTTGTTCGCCTATACCGTAGGCGAGGATTGCAGCGGTTTGTTCCGTAATAATCTGCGCCACATGAAATCCAGCCTCTTCGGCAGCACGAGCCAATTCTGGCCAAGCAGTTCGAGGGTAATAGCATGGTATTGAAATTACAACAATCGGGTCTTTTTCCGCTACATTATGGTATTGACGCGCTAATTCCAGTTCTGCACGAAAAAGTGCCACTTGTACTTCAAAAGGGGTCAACTCACGTACATCCTCCTTTAGTTCATCGCTCTTCTCATCCTGTATTTGACATTTTAGATGGAAAGTATGGCTGAGCGTATCATATTCACATGGAAGTTCACTAACAGCTGTGGAAAGTCTATCTGGATCTAACTCCTGCGGCATTAGCAGCTGAAAACTATTTGCAACTGCTTGTTTAGGCCTTGTGGCCATTTTTTGTTTGGCCGTCAATCCGCACTCGATTTCTTCCTGGCCACTCCAAAGGAGGCATGCTTGCGAGTTGCGATCACCTTGTTTGTTCGCAATGACTTCTGGTTTGCCATCCGCTTTCACATGTGCAATACATAAGGTGCTGTTGCCAATTTTAATACCGAACCTTGGCCACATTTTTCTTCACGAATCAGAGGATGTTAGTAAATTTAGTTCAATAAATTTGTAAAGTTCTATGCCAAAAGGGCGCGTGTTCTCAAAAACCATTATACAAATGTCAAAAAGATTGGGAGTTGCCTGAGTTCATTCGGATTAGTGCatggtaaaaatatataaaggctAGCGCAACCAGTCGCGGTACGGTACGAGACGGTATAGTTCCATACGGTATGCGGTATTAAACACCATTCCGTAAGGATGTAGGGAAtacatgatatttatttttgttgaatataaaaaattaaaaaattgtgtttacgAGTTACTTAGTTGTGTGAAAAAtgagatttttaaataaacaaaataaaaaagaagtacCGCGTATCAAATTGTGATAGCAAGCAATATAAACCTCCAAATACcgtgtttttgctttttctgcAATGATACCGTTATAATAAAGTGGGCAAAGATCTGCCGTTAAAACTTAAGTTTGATACTGCAGCGTGCACAGTTGACTACGTGGCTTAAGTTGATATATCGTAAGTATAGCTACCATTTAGAACTAGAGTTATACCACTTATTCCTGGTGAATTCAGAGGCgaggccaacatcagaccgatACCGAGTGCTTCGTGCTGTACCTCACTATAGTGCAACGCGCCTGTTTGAGTTCCTTTTTGTATATCGTTGCCGAATCAATCAAGCACACAAATTATTTCGATTGCCTCAAATTAAACGGTAGGCCAATTCTTGCCAGGCGATTTTTAAGCGATTATTGCCTGTAAAAAATTGTACCAAGTAAATGCATCTTAATAAAAGGACATCACAtacataaatttcaaattaaaaaaaattatattaatctaTATATTATACACTATATAAATTGACGTTTACGATATCATTACATATACAAAGGAATAGATTTATTATATGAATCAAATATTCCGGATGGCAGCTCAGAACTGTTAGGAAGAAAACAAAATGGATTAAAATGAAAGTGGCTTCAAAAGCAATAGTTTGGATTTTCACACAAGTTACAAAGAAGAGGTATAGAACGATATAAAATTGTTGTTCATTAACATTAAAACTATAAAAGTTGTGAAAATCATTACCAAaacaaagatatcaaaagacaAACTTAAGTTAAATTATAACAAAGTCaccttttgtaaaaaaatcataacaaaatattattttgcacaATTGCGTGTGGTCGAAATTCGATAAATTCCTGGTCCATTAGTACAGGAGCGGGCGCACCACCCACCCAAATATTGTAATTTACCTACATACTTCGTATTGGCTGCCATCGCAGCTGCAACTGCGATTTCGATTCGTCATCATCGATCAGTTCGAAAAAAACGAGTAAATCTCAATACTTTtaattggttttaatttttcattttcagtcAAACATCAACTAGCCTCACTTGAATAAGTTGAAAACAACGCTTGAGCAAAGTAAACAGCAACAAATTGGCGTtagaaaatgtaaaagaaaGCGAAATAGGAATCGACAAAATCATGGAAAATCAGCTAAGTATTGCAACGTAGTTTCCATTTTCATTGTACTTCGATCTAAATACATTTGGTATTGTTCAAAACGTAACGCCGCCGTCCCTTATAATACGCACTTACATATCTACCTGGAGTagcatacttgcatacatacctaATGTATGTATGACCTCTTGCACATCGCTTACATTTACCTATTTCCAAGTCTACAAACGAgtacaaacaaataatattgCTCGACCCAACATTTATAGGAATAAAAACACCCTAAAACGCACGTTGATAGAAGTATTGTGAGATAATAGTTGAACATATTAACCGGCGCAAATATATGTATCTACTATCAAGTCATGGATGATAACCTTAGTAGGAAATCTTCTGAATCCTCATTAACTACGAGTGGAGAGTACGAAATTGTTTCTGATATCAACATAACAACACCAATTGAAGAGCAAATGTCGGGTACTGGCCCCCATTTTGTTACATCGATGAGCAGTAAGTCGCCAACGCTAAACTTGGCCAATAATCGCAACATTACTGATTTGCAGCACGCAATGACAGACGCTTTGCGTGAAATAGATTTAAACTCTGAAATGCCTTCAACTGGTAAGAAAAGATCCTATAATTTACTcgtataattttcaatttataaatgTAGATTTAGGTATACATGAATATCAACGTTGCAATCGAGACCGTTCTGATAATGCAttaagtatactcgtatatatgaaaaaataataagttgATAGCAAATTGCGAGAAAGTAGTAGGGCCCACATATCACAATAAGCATTTGACTCTACACAGAAATATATCGCTGAAAAGAGATTTGGAGATACtattttatagtaaaaatatatagGATTCCAATATTTAATATCCTCAAGGGTTGTTCGTCAAGAATCATCTCCATTTACGTGCGACGCCTGCTAACGTCACCAACAGAGCTTGGGTTGGTCAGACACGTTAATACTCCATCTAGACATCTAAATGAAGAACATGTTTGCGTTACTATCATTTATTTGCTTCACTTTCGAAGCCCATTGTAAGCATGAAATATCGAAagatagcaaattttttttataatggtcGCCTTTCAGCAGGTAATGTACGCCTCAGaggtgccatgaaaaagcttctcttaAAAACCCTTTGCCCCTCTATTTGTGACACAACATCATACGCACACAAAAAATTCGAGCAGAAGTTcggccatatatatatatataatatatatatatatatagtatatggtTTGCACCCGTTTTATGTTCAATTTTTAGCTTCTGGGCGATGcaacgactactaacatgtcgATCAACTACgattatttctatgattttaacgacattttgtttaacatcaaaaatgcctgatgCGTGATGAATCGACGAAACTAAAATTACACCTAATTAGCTATTACAGTATCAGCACCATAAACATCATTCACAacttcagcggcctggcttgtattttcacctttatcaaagaaaaactgtactGTTAAATGTAttgaatggcagaaatacacactgtggtttgctattgtctgctgagaggcgaccactattagaaaaaactttttttttttatgattttggtgtttcatgtacagagattcgaacctacacacttccgaatggcagtcacccACTgatccatttggctacggcggtcactatagtatatatttatgtataataataaataaatatttaatgaatacAGAGTTCGTCGTGGCTTTCTTAATTAAATGTTTGTTCAATTCCACTTTTTCTTACTTCcaccaatttttaaaacttactcGATTCTTTTGTCTTGATTCTCTGTTGACCGGAGGTAGAAATCGCTTTGTAAACTAAAACAGTGTACAGTATGTCAAGAATGAGTTtttacattgaaaataaattaaatttttttatttcaattatttttatttaatatatttatctttgacttctttttttaccgattcatatttattcacagcatttaaagggcggccgccatagccgaatgggttggtgcgtgactaccattaggaattcacagagagaacctacgttcgaatctcggttaaacaccaaaattaagtaaaacatttttctaatagcggtcgcccctcggcaggcaatggcaaacctccgagtgtgtttctgccatgaaaaagttcctcataaaaatatatgtcgttcggagtcggctcaaaactgtaggtccctccatttgtggaacaacatcaagacaaataggaggaggagctcggccaaacacccaaaaagggtgtacgcgccaattatataaatatatatatagttaccACACTCCTCGTTAAGCTCCTTTGCAAGTGTTCTGAAGGAAATTCTCGGATTTTGATCCCATTTTCGGATCATCAAGCATTTTGCATGTccagtaattttagttttaggcACACTTGCATGCATTTGCTTAATCTACCCTCTTTTCCGCtcgatttataatattataagcTGTCTGACGTGATAGCGAAAACATATCAGACAATTCTTGAACACTTTTACCCAAGTGGTATTTATTACATAATAATTGCGTAATATCAAAGGATAATCTTTTGTCGAGAAGTCCGAAAGTCCcaataaagcgaaaaaaaataaaacgaaagcaTCAAGTGATTACTGCAAAGCAGAGATAATGGCAAATCAAAGTTAATCGCGCAATTCATTCTAAATAAATTGGCAGCCAGTGCTTACTACTTACGTGtgacagttatttataattgtaactcttgtaaaaataaataaataaataataaattgaaaaagcaaaatgtaaaaacagtTCATTGTGTCAAAATAGTatcttatttgtttttgttgttttccaaagtatttgaaaaagataaataaagaaaGTGCTATTGAAGtcgaaaaaattgaatttattttctatgtctAAACTCATTCTTGACATACTGTacataatatttcaaaaaaaaaaaacgaaaaacaaataaaaactgcCGCTGACAAAACAGCTGCTGTTTTATAGCAAAACTAGAATTGACGATAACAACGCCTCTCATATCTTCACAAATAATGAGAATTATACCACATTGTATTAACACTTTCACAAAGAGTGCACTTCTATTTCAGCACCCAAGGCGGTTACGTTGAGTAAACAAAAATCTTTGACATTACCACTGGCCGGTACTTCGAGCCCGGCATTGCTGGTTCCAGAAAACGAATATGAACAGCAACAGTTAGTTCCCTTGAAGACCGCGATGAAATCACAATCACTAAACCGTCATCACACAGATTACGCTATAACACCAAAAAGTGATGACGCGTCAACTTCGGAACATAATCGTGTTGGTCAATCGGTATTTTATGATTGCATAGATGCAAGTCCAGGGGGCGTTGGCGGTGGCGTTGAAGAAAAACAAGATCTCATGAAGCCGGAGAAGAATGATACCGATGAAGAAGGTGAGccattttcacatttattttcagtttataACGTATTTTCATATTGTGTTTGTATTGTAAGAATATCTTTTACAAATACAGGGTGACCCACATAGTGTTTTCTTTTAATCAAATGTTATTTTGACAATGACAGCTCTTCCGGTGGAAACTTTGACAGCAAGTCAGTATCATATCTCCACTGAAAGAAAACGTTGAGAAATAttacaaacttattttaaaaatcttatgttgtggagaagaaaaaagaaaacaaaagcagCCTCATGAATGACATCATGCTTCATAAATAATGGATAAACATAAACCATTAACTTAGGGaatgaaatttattgtttgaaatttttttaaattcaaaaataaaccaCTATAAGGGACACCCTGTATAtgttttacatatatatgtatgtgtattgcaTGTATGATACCTTCATCCATTAGTTTCAGAGATCGATCAAGGATGCACTATATTTTCCGGTGTCACATATCTAGGAGCCGCAAATATAAATGCGCCCAAATCAGAAATCGATATATACCGCATAATGAATGAACTGAACAGTAACTCAGACTCTGTAGGACTTAAAATTTCAGTTAGCATACCGAACTGTTCGGATGGGCTTGTCGTGTAAGCAATTTGaactatttgttaaaaaatatttccatatatttatataaaattaacttatgTAGTCTTCATGATGGTGATACCGGCTCCATTATCGCCACCTACGAGATACAAAGCATTATTTTGTACTTCCGTGGTCCAGTAGAATCGCCCGAAAATGGTTGTTTTGCCTTTACTTGGCTACATGGCGATTCGCTGTTCCAATGCCATGTTTTCCGTTGCCATATCCCGGAAGCGGTTAACCAAGTTAGCGGTGAGTTACAAgttattcatttaaaaacatctcttatattaaattttctcttCTATAGCTTGTTTTCAGAAAGCGTTCCGCACATATCCGCCAAGTATGACGTGCAGCTTGACTTCAGCTGTCGATAGCAATATGTTGAACTCGATAACATCCGATGTGAGTGGAAATCCACTTAATACTGCGGGTTATGAATTTATTGTGTCTTTGGAAATTCGTgaaaaagttgctaaaaattcattttcggcAGTGCCTCGCGATCGCAATTACTTTAAATTGCGGGCAAACACTGACAAGGAAGTGATTATTACCGTTAAGCAAACCTCTTCGACTATACTTCAACCGTTGTTTATAGAACGTTGTTTTGGTGTACTTCTGAGTCCTGGCAAGTTGGTTCGCCAGGGCGATATGCAACTTATTGATATGGTTAGCATGAGCTACCATTTGCCCACTACCACTGCGGCCGGTAGTCATGCTAATGGAGGCACATTGGGTAGTGCTTCAGGAGATATTATCAGTGGCGCAGCTACAATGCCACTTTGTCTTAACCCATATGTAATACGTGCGGAATGGAAGGCCAATGAAACCGCATTCGAGCAGCTGAACGTTGAGGCCTCTAAAACTTTTCTAACTGTAGCAGTGGATATAGTGGTACGTGGCATACGCGATCCGGTACGTTTTGTTATTGAGACACCCGTCGTAATACAGTCGGCAAGTGAGATACGTATAATGGACCACTTTATATCGAAGCGGCCAATGACGTTGCGTTTCTATCTACAATTGGAGCGCACCAATGACGAATTCAGTTGGAAGGTCAGCTCAATTGATCCATCAGAAGAGATTACTGAACCTCAGTCGCAATCGTCACTATTGAAATTTGGAATGAACAATTTGTCACGTATTGTACGTTCTTCATCGATTGTATCGATTGAGGACGATTGCCCCACTGACTACAGTTCCGATGGTGATGAACCGTTGCTAAGTGGTACAGGTGAGGTTTCCAAAGATTGCTCACAGGATAAATTAGATGAATGGGATCCAATACTAAAGGAATGGGATGGCGAAAAACGGCCAAAGAATTTAGCCCCCCTAGTACGTTTGGGCATACCAGAGGCATTGCGCGAGAAAGTATGGCAGAAGCTGGCAAATGTTGAGAGCAAAACCGAAATGCTTGACATGTATAAGATTTTAATTACCAAAGTAAGTAGCTGAATGCGCAGTCATTTGCTGCAAGAATATCATAACTTAAAAAAGTCTTGCTAAATATTCTAACATTCATATGCTCCATAAGGGATGTCATAAGTTTACAAGAATCTCTTTGAAATACCGATGCAAATATCTTTGTAGGAAACCAAGTGCGAAACTGTAATACAACGGGACATACACAGAACTTTTCCGGCTCATAAGTGTTTCAAGGAAAGCGGTGGTTCAGGTGAGTGGTTCTTTAGACAACATTTTATACTTTACCCAACGCATTCGTTTTAAATATGTAGGTCAAGACTCATTATTCAAGGTATCAAAAGCATATGCGGTCTATGACAGTGAAGTTGGTTATTGTCAAGGTTTGAGTTTTATCGCCGCAAGCCTGTTGTTGCACGTAAGTTGTAAAGCATTAGATTAGGGGTCTCTTAGTGTCTAGCACGATTGCAGGAGTTGCAAAAATCCGATACTAAAATATGCAAGAGTTGTAATAAGAGCAAAGCAACAAACAACtggaaaatatatgaaaattatttgtcaTGCTACGATTCACAGCCTGAAGATATACATAGGTTTCGTTGTTGCATATTTTGCAGATATCTTGTTGCTTGCACTTTGTTGTTCTGTCGTTGCCTGCGATACAATTTGTGTAATACAAGCACTGTGCAAGGGTTTTGCAAGACTAAGAGAATCTCCCCTATTATAATCATAATTTATACTGTATTATATACGAACATGTATAACATTGTTTCATAATATCTGTTCATCTATTTAGATGCCCGAAGAAGATGCATTTTGTGTGCTGGTTTCTCTCATGTACGATTTTGGGTTACGTGACTTGTATAAGCAAGGCTTTGAGGTACTCTATTTGCGCCTCTATCAACTCGATCGTTTTATCAAGGATCAATTGCCCAAATTGCATGAACATTTTGCGGCATGTGGCATTGAGACGCACATGTACGCCTCACAATGGTTTCTCACACTCTTCACGGCACGTTTTCCCCTGTGCTTTGTATTTCATGTACTCGATGTGTTCCTTCTGGACGGTGTTATTTTGCTTTTCCAAGTTGCTGTGACGTTGCTTTCCATTTGTGAGGCTGACTTGCGTCAACTTGATTTTGAGGGTATACTAAAATATTTCCGCGTAACGTTGCCGAAAAAATGTCGAAGCCCTAGCCAAGCACGCCGAGTTATGAAAATGGCTTGCGAAcgtaaaattaagaaattgaaGCAATACGAAGAagaatttctattgaaaaagcAGCACAAAGAACGTATGGAGAAAGAAGCTCAAGTTTATGAGAATCGTTTTGGGGAAGAAAAGCGAAAATTACAAGCGGAGATCGATGATCTCCAGAAAAAGTTGAGCGAGGCTAATGAACGGGCAATAGAAAAAGAGAAGAAACACACAGGCATTATACAGGACTATAAGCAAATAATACAACGATTAGAACATGATACGACAAATTTGAATGAGACAGTAGGAAATGTAATGGTAAGTAATAGGATGTTAAAAAGTATcttgtatattattattatttatcattattaaaaaaaataaataaattaagcacTTAGTATAACTTAAGAGCAATAGCTGCCAAGGCTATCAGCCATCAGAAAATTACAAACGTGCATTAtcagaaaaaagaaatacttgAGAGATCGGGATGATGCAGAATTTAGATAGGTATTGGGATAGTTTTTATTAAACTGAGTCGACGTTTAGCTCATTTAAGTCGAGTGCACTCGTACAGTATATATTTCAATGTTTTAGTCCATTTGGCAGATCGGTCACCAGATAGAATGTGTTGTGGGCGCATTCGATGTGACCAAGACGGGATGCTGGGATGAGAGAAAGTGTGAATGAGCTCTTTCGAAATAGTAGTCGGATAAATTGTGTCTCTGAGGAGTAATAgtgggcacgaaacaccaattgatagaaataGTTGTTTTCTAATGGCGGACGCTCcacgacaggcaatggcaacttGTTTGTCTTTCTCTTTTACTCTTTTTACGTtgtttttttgagaataaagcTAGAGGAAGTACCCTGGATGCCATTCTGCTCTTTGAATCAGTCGtctaatttatttgctgacgAAATTACAGTTTTGCATTAACCTTTAGGACTTCTCCAGGTACAATGTTAATTCAGTTTTGGAACTTCGATATGTTTGCCTTTTTGGTTTGTATTTCGAAGAGTTGCTGTTAATGTTTCCGTATGGTTTTTTGAATCTCTGAATTTGTTCTAGGAATTGCTATTAAACTTGGAACGGACGATGCATATTTTCACATTGACACGTTTCGACACATTTTGATTTTTGGGCCTATTAACATTGCTCTATATTCTGGTTATTAAGGAATTTGGGATAGTCGATTCGGTACACTTTTCAAAATGTTGcttcttttctattttctattttcaattCAATACGTTATTggtctttttaaaattttacattttgtgtAGCTTTGAATTTCTGCAgggctttaattttttctgccttTCTTTCTCTCTGCACCAGGCCACGACACGATACCATCGGAATACCAGCTCCTTATTTTGATCGTGTGTTTGATGCTGTATTACATAAATAGCCGGAGTAGATTTTTTGGAGTGTTGGAGTGAAATAATTGTTGCATTGGGATTCCTGTAAGGTGCTAAAGGGTGGCTTAGATTGTTTTATGAGCGCCTGTAGTTCGGAATAATTGTTTATAAGGCCTTTCATATTCCTCTAGAGAATACAGAAGTCTATATCGATGTGAGCAAGATATTCAATTTAGTTTAGAGTGAAccagatgtttttttttgctgttactGTGAATGTACTAAAGATATTCTTCCGAAGAGTTCGTGGATTCATCTAGGTTTTTCGTATAATATTCATTGTTGGCAATGTTTATGAAGAAGGCTTACCTTGGGGCCTGTTGAGTTCGTATCGAATGGGTTATTGCGGATGGAAAGAGCTCTAAGATTAGTAGATTACCCTCTCTTATCTGCAGAGTCGACTCTATTTCAGTTGTTATGACTTCGATGCATTTTTTAATGGCAAACGAGAGGGGAATGTTGGaaatgttgtagcagcataaataaagGGATCCGGCTgcggactgtcacttcagcagcatttcttCAAACATTTGTCGGGCACATTTATGTGCCTACAACGACAACGGTTTGAATATgaaaagaagaataaaataaaaaattaacgcagCTCTAAGTTAATTTAgtcgtttttaaataaatcaatttaccACATCGCCTTAAGTAAAATAACATTTATTCTCCCGTAGAATATCGTTTCCAAGTGCAAGAATTGTGTACAACAAATGGAGAATACTGACCACAGTGTAAAACTACCGACGCTGACAACCAGAAGCAGCAGCGTTAAATCCACGCAACGAGGCTGCAACAAGCAAGCCATAGATGCTCCACTTGGTCCACTGGATCCAATAAATGTAGCTACACAACGTATACGTGAGCTTGAGCTAGAATTGGCGCAAGCAAAGTTGGCACATGTTGAAGCTGAATGCCGCAATCAAGATTTGCATCATCAATTGAACGCCATAAACGCTGAAATGCATTCCAACCGCAACAGTTGGCAACCGTGGCTATCTAAAACTCTCAATTCCTTACAAGAGAAGGTAACAACACGGAGCAGTCGCGACGCCGCATTGCCAACATTCCAATCATATACGCAACATGCATCTGCTAGTGCATCAGCGGCTGGTAGTGAAACGAACTCGCCTAGCAGTAATCAGGTATCTTGAAGAGGgtatcaaaaatattgttttcaatataattttccaaAAGTCTTGTTTGAAGCGCCAGTATGAACTAATATGCcttcatacatacctatataataATAGTTTTAATGATGTcgcttaaatttataattttttcatcacaTGACAATATAAAACGTACATAAATAAGATAGCACCAAATATCgattcattcattcaaatcgatttcacttatttcttttgaaattataaacaaaaaaagtttatttgcaatctttacttttattcagtaacacaaattttatatgtaACTCTGCTTGTAAGTTAAGCTCGAATTTACCTTTTACGTTGCGTTTCTTCTACTAAAATACCTTAATGCTCGTTTCATTCGAAGCA is from Anastrepha ludens isolate Willacy chromosome 4, idAnaLude1.1, whole genome shotgun sequence and encodes:
- the LOC128860847 gene encoding heat shock 70 kDa protein 14, yielding MWPRFGIKIGNSTLCIAHVKADGKPEVIANKQGDRNSQACLLWSGQEEIECGLTAKQKMATRPKQAVANSFQLLMPQELDPDRLSTAVSELPCEYDTLSHTFHLKCQIQDEKSDELKEDVRELTPFEVQVALFRAELELARQYHNVAEKDPIVVISIPCYYPRTAWPELARAAEEAGFHVAQIITEQTAAILAYGIGEQDASEVSSKSNIGDETQYVLTIKCGGLNSHFALYAVRDGLYTQLDAYGPFPIGGQHFSDALVQFICEEFKRKYKLDPHESRRSLAKIRNAATNCKHILTTLPSTQIYIDSLMDGVDFNAQMSRARFESLIQPVISNFMQTLNDCLERSTAKHSQVKGINSIVLLGATMGIPKLQSVIAARFPNAQLHSAISADEVVAIGCARQATFLHAPLEQDLLATEERVYVEEDLLIWHGNDETNAQILLGKGTSLPRKVQIELKQAEGSEDGGIIRVRAGGEVNEVLLEGTTSADNGTYRIEADIDCKQVGAEAFRKPRLRIRVL